A DNA window from Roseofilum capinflatum BLCC-M114 contains the following coding sequences:
- a CDS encoding (2Fe-2S) ferredoxin domain-containing protein, with protein MNETKPTKQVRVCQHQSCRKLGATQVLEAFELYPVEGVEVIAVHCLGQCGNGPMVLVLPEEVWYCRVSPQEVPAVVERHLIGGNPVKGMLYRKFHPSNN; from the coding sequence ATGAATGAAACCAAACCAACCAAACAGGTGCGAGTGTGTCAGCATCAAAGCTGTCGTAAGTTAGGCGCAACTCAGGTATTGGAGGCCTTTGAACTTTATCCCGTCGAGGGTGTAGAAGTGATAGCAGTTCATTGCTTAGGACAATGTGGCAATGGGCCGATGGTGTTGGTTTTACCGGAAGAAGTTTGGTACTGTCGGGTTTCTCCCCAGGAAGTGCCTGCGGTAGTCGAGCGACATTTGATCGGGGGAAACCCGGTAAAAGGGATGCTCTACCGGAAGTTTCATCCCTCTAATAATTGA
- a CDS encoding acyl-CoA desaturase: MIKSTSSQAIHTETIPSLKLNPVILSWITIIHLGAILALLPQFFSWSGVLVCLILHWITGSLGVEIGWHRLGSHRSFSCPKWVEYFFVFCGTLSAMSSPISWVGTHRLHHAHSDRDGDYHNAARGFWWSHVLWIFYHKPSLETKIPEVTHDLQDDPFYQFCHKYLLALQLALAAILFAFGGWSWVMWGIFFRMVTLWHSVWIINSLAHRLGYRNFDTNDLSTNVWWLFPISYGSCWHNNHHAFPHSARCGLKWWEIDPSWGVISLLHRVGLVTKVRLPNQS; encoded by the coding sequence ATGATCAAATCTACCTCTTCTCAAGCGATTCATACCGAAACCATACCTTCTCTAAAATTAAATCCGGTCATCCTATCTTGGATTACTATAATCCATTTAGGAGCTATTTTAGCCTTATTGCCCCAGTTTTTCAGTTGGTCTGGTGTCCTAGTTTGCCTTATCTTGCACTGGATTACCGGAAGTTTAGGCGTTGAAATTGGATGGCATCGTTTAGGGAGTCATCGAAGTTTTAGTTGTCCCAAATGGGTTGAATATTTCTTTGTCTTTTGTGGAACCCTCAGTGCGATGTCTAGCCCAATTAGTTGGGTCGGAACTCATCGCCTTCATCATGCCCATTCCGATCGAGATGGGGATTATCATAATGCAGCACGGGGATTTTGGTGGAGCCATGTCCTGTGGATTTTCTATCATAAACCTAGCTTAGAAACGAAAATTCCTGAAGTGACCCATGATTTACAAGATGATCCCTTTTACCAATTTTGTCACAAATATTTGCTTGCTCTTCAATTGGCTTTAGCCGCCATCTTATTTGCTTTTGGGGGTTGGTCTTGGGTGATGTGGGGAATCTTCTTTCGTATGGTGACTCTGTGGCATAGTGTTTGGATCATTAACAGTCTAGCTCACCGTCTTGGCTATCGGAATTTTGATACGAATGATCTCTCGACTAATGTTTGGTGGTTATTTCCCATAAGCTACGGGAGTTGCTGGCATAATAACCATCATGCCTTTCCCCATTCTGCTCGTTGCGGCTTAAAGTGGTGGGAAATCGACCCCAGTTGGGGAGTCATTAGTTTGTTGCATCGTGTGGGTTTGGTGACCAAAGTTCGCCTTCCCAATCAATCCTAA
- a CDS encoding FkbM family methyltransferase → MDHHYERYKEISDYINLQNIPKDVDPVSLSLRILLFDRYGIDKGGVIHIGGHSGQELPMYTQLGFKKILMVEPQPSLFESMKQYAEAIEAFRTELHQLLELGESQPYPEIQCVQSVVSSQSDIVQLYQMGDTEWSSILEPNIGSFYQALNQYWRKRYIPWYQMPLAWLSYFIALNRTKVIEIESKTLDQLMSELKPGWQSSDFSYLRMNIQGSELMALQGGKETLKHLQAISLEINIDERYKGSPSKPEIDDFLSSFEFVDVFSFKMGSVGNGLYLKEAIASN, encoded by the coding sequence ATGGATCATCACTATGAAAGATACAAAGAAATCTCCGACTATATTAATTTGCAGAACATCCCTAAAGATGTAGATCCAGTTTCTTTATCCCTTCGTATTCTACTCTTCGATCGTTATGGAATTGATAAAGGAGGAGTTATCCATATCGGAGGTCATTCCGGCCAAGAACTCCCCATGTATACACAATTAGGATTTAAAAAAATTCTTATGGTTGAACCACAACCCTCCCTATTTGAATCCATGAAACAGTATGCAGAAGCAATAGAAGCATTCCGAACAGAACTTCATCAATTGTTAGAGCTAGGGGAAAGTCAACCGTATCCTGAGATTCAATGTGTCCAATCTGTTGTTTCATCCCAATCAGATATCGTTCAATTGTACCAAATGGGAGATACTGAATGGTCTTCGATTTTGGAGCCAAATATAGGTAGTTTCTATCAAGCATTGAATCAGTATTGGAGAAAAAGATATATTCCCTGGTATCAGATGCCACTAGCCTGGTTGAGTTATTTTATTGCACTCAACAGAACTAAAGTCATTGAAATTGAAAGTAAGACCCTAGATCAGTTAATGTCTGAACTCAAACCGGGTTGGCAATCCTCTGACTTTAGTTACTTACGCATGAATATTCAGGGTTCTGAACTAATGGCTTTGCAAGGAGGAAAAGAAACACTAAAACATCTTCAAGCCATTAGTTTAGAGATCAATATTGATGAACGCTATAAAGGTTCTCCTTCCAAGCCAGAGATTGATGACTTCCTCAGCTCTTTTGAGTTTGTTGATGTTTTTTCTTTTAAAATGGGTTCAGTCGGTAACGGACTGTATCTAAAAGAAGCCATAGCGAGTAATTAA
- a CDS encoding cysteine synthase A: MDIKAGFIPTVGNTPLIRLNSFCEETGCEILGKAEFLNPGGSVKDRAALYIIEDAEKQGLLKPGGTVVEGTAGNTGIGLAHICNAKGYRCKIIIPETQSQEKIEALRTLGADVQTVPAVPYRDPNNYVKLSGRIANELDNAIWANQFDNLANRQAHYETTGPELWQQTDGKIDGWVAATGTGGTYAGVALFLKEKNPNIQVVVADPMGSGLYSYVKTGEIKPEGSSITEGIGNSRITKNMEGVPIDDAIQVDDPECIRVIYQLLRRDGLFMGGSVGINVGAAVALAKQMGPGHTIVTVLCDGGARYQSKLYNREWLASKNLLPD; the protein is encoded by the coding sequence ATGGATATCAAAGCAGGATTTATACCCACAGTCGGCAACACACCCCTAATTCGATTAAACAGCTTTTGCGAAGAAACCGGGTGTGAGATTCTCGGTAAAGCAGAATTCCTCAATCCAGGGGGTTCCGTCAAAGACCGAGCCGCCCTCTATATTATCGAAGATGCAGAAAAACAAGGACTCCTCAAACCCGGTGGCACAGTTGTCGAAGGAACTGCGGGTAACACCGGAATAGGTTTAGCCCATATTTGTAATGCAAAAGGCTATCGTTGCAAAATCATCATTCCCGAAACCCAATCCCAAGAAAAAATTGAAGCCCTACGAACCCTAGGCGCAGACGTACAAACCGTTCCCGCCGTTCCCTATCGAGACCCCAATAACTATGTAAAATTATCAGGACGAATAGCCAACGAACTCGATAACGCCATTTGGGCCAATCAATTTGATAATTTAGCCAATCGCCAAGCCCATTATGAAACCACAGGGCCAGAACTTTGGCAACAAACCGACGGTAAAATTGATGGTTGGGTAGCTGCCACGGGAACCGGGGGAACCTATGCGGGAGTGGCTCTTTTCTTGAAGGAGAAAAACCCTAATATTCAGGTGGTCGTTGCCGATCCCATGGGCAGTGGTTTATATTCCTATGTGAAAACCGGAGAAATTAAGCCAGAAGGCAGTTCAATCACCGAAGGAATTGGCAATTCTCGGATTACGAAAAACATGGAAGGCGTGCCCATCGATGATGCCATTCAAGTCGATGATCCTGAATGTATCCGAGTCATCTATCAGTTATTGCGCCGCGATGGTTTATTTATGGGCGGTTCTGTCGGTATTAATGTCGGTGCTGCCGTAGCCTTAGCCAAACAGATGGGGCCAGGACATACCATTGTCACCGTCTTATGTGATGGGGGCGCTCGTTATCAATCCAAACTGTATAATCGGGAGTGGTTAGCCTCGAAGAATTTGCTACCCGATTAA
- a CDS encoding peroxiredoxin, translating to MSLRLGDTVPNFTQASSQGEIDFYSWAADSWVVLFSHPADYTPVCTTELGMVAKLKPEFDKRNVKVIALSVDGVESHQGWIGDINETQSTTVNYPILADEDKKVSNLYDMIHPESLNNLTVRTVFIIDPNKKLRLNLTYPASTGRNFDEILRVIDSLQLTDNYQVATPVNWQDGGDCVIVPSLKDPEVLKEKFPKGYEEVKPYLRMTPQPNK from the coding sequence ATGAGCCTCAGACTTGGTGATACCGTTCCCAATTTTACCCAAGCCTCTTCCCAAGGGGAAATTGACTTCTATAGCTGGGCAGCAGATAGCTGGGTCGTCCTGTTTTCTCACCCCGCCGACTATACCCCAGTTTGTACCACAGAACTCGGCATGGTAGCCAAACTCAAACCCGAGTTTGATAAACGGAACGTTAAAGTCATTGCCCTCAGTGTAGATGGTGTTGAATCTCACCAAGGATGGATCGGTGATATCAACGAAACTCAAAGCACCACCGTCAACTATCCCATTTTGGCCGATGAGGATAAAAAGGTCTCCAATCTCTATGACATGATTCACCCAGAATCCCTAAACAACTTAACCGTTCGTACTGTTTTTATCATCGATCCCAACAAAAAACTGCGTCTAAATCTGACCTATCCAGCCAGCACCGGCCGTAACTTTGATGAAATTCTGCGGGTGATTGACTCCTTACAGTTAACCGATAATTATCAAGTGGCCACCCCCGTTAACTGGCAAGATGGAGGAGATTGTGTAATTGTCCCTTCTCTCAAAGATCCAGAGGTCTTGAAAGAGAAATTTCCCAAAGGCTATGAAGAAGTTAAACCCTATTTACGCATGACTCCCCAGCCCAATAAATAG